In Mycobacterium sp. Aquia_216, a genomic segment contains:
- a CDS encoding trypsin-like serine peptidase: MRVPMLLLCPIVGLATLLASCGRPVLHVSVPTGTPAPKTSNSVQRLSQPEPGAVAEPVDPDRRVGAIFLDGSAQHVCTGSVLHSTAGNLVLTAAHCLAGAAQITFVPGLSGDGAPPDLWTADNVYLDPRWVASKDPHADYAIARVNSDHGGSVESRAGLALTLGMAPPPSSHVTVVGYPSGVGGSPIGCQGSTAVTDGGFPSLVCQGLVGGTSGAPWVSGTTVVGLIGGLERGGCAENVSYSAPFDEHITELLARAEAGGPGDTVPVDLDDTC, from the coding sequence ATGCGCGTCCCGATGCTGCTGCTCTGCCCGATTGTCGGCCTCGCGACGTTACTGGCGTCGTGCGGTCGCCCGGTGCTGCACGTCTCGGTACCTACCGGAACGCCGGCACCGAAAACGAGCAACTCGGTGCAGCGCCTCAGCCAGCCCGAGCCGGGCGCGGTTGCGGAGCCGGTGGATCCGGACCGGCGGGTGGGAGCAATTTTTTTGGACGGCAGCGCCCAGCATGTGTGCACGGGCTCGGTGCTGCATTCCACGGCCGGCAACCTGGTGCTGACCGCCGCGCACTGCCTGGCCGGAGCTGCCCAGATCACTTTCGTGCCCGGTCTGTCCGGTGATGGGGCGCCCCCGGATCTCTGGACGGCCGACAACGTCTATTTGGATCCGCGCTGGGTGGCCAGCAAAGATCCGCACGCCGACTACGCAATCGCGCGGGTCAACAGCGACCACGGTGGTTCGGTGGAGTCGCGCGCGGGATTGGCGCTGACCCTGGGCATGGCCCCGCCGCCCAGCAGTCACGTCACCGTCGTCGGGTATCCGAGCGGCGTGGGCGGCTCGCCGATCGGCTGCCAGGGCAGCACCGCGGTGACCGACGGCGGATTTCCCTCACTGGTCTGCCAAGGGCTCGTCGGCGGCACCAGCGGCGCGCCGTGGGTCAGCGGCACCACCGTCGTCGGCCTGATCGGTGGACTCGAACGCGGGGGATGCGCCGAGAACGTGTCCTACTCCGCACCGTTCGACGAACACATCACCGAGCTACTGGCCCGCGCCGAGGCCGGTGGCCCGGGCGATACGGTGCCGGTCGACTTGGACGACACCTGCTAG
- the sthA gene encoding Si-specific NAD(P)(+) transhydrogenase — MQEYDMVVIGSGPGGQKAAIASAKLGKSVAIIERGQMLGGVCVQTGTIPSKTLREAVLYLTGMSQRELYGASYRVKEKITPADLLARTQHVIGKEVDVVRNQLMRNRIDLLIGHGRFIDPHTIEIEDPSRREKLTISGKYVVIATGTRPARPSGVEFDEDRVLDSDGILDLKTLPTSMVVVGAGVIGIEYASMFAALGTKVTVVEKRRDMLDFCDPEVIEALKFHLRDLAVTFRFGEEVTAVDVGAAGTVTTLASGKQIPAETVMYSAGRQGQTDHLDLHNAELEADNRGRIFVDDYFQTKVPHIYAVGDVIGFPALAATSMEQGRLAAYHAFGEACEGITDLQPIGIYSIPEVSYVGATEVELTKDSIPYEVGMARYRELARGQIAGDSYGMLKLLVSTDDLKLLGVHIFGTSATEMVHIGQAVMGCGGTVEYLVDAVFNYPTFSEAYKVAALDVMNKVRALNQFRR; from the coding sequence ATGCAGGAATACGACATGGTCGTGATCGGCTCGGGGCCCGGCGGCCAGAAGGCCGCCATCGCCTCGGCCAAGCTCGGCAAATCCGTCGCGATCATTGAGCGCGGCCAAATGCTGGGCGGCGTGTGCGTCCAAACCGGCACCATTCCGTCGAAGACGTTGCGCGAAGCGGTGCTCTACCTCACCGGGATGAGCCAACGGGAGCTCTACGGCGCAAGCTACCGCGTCAAAGAAAAGATCACCCCGGCCGACCTGCTCGCCCGCACCCAGCACGTGATCGGCAAGGAAGTCGACGTCGTGCGCAACCAATTGATGCGCAACCGGATCGACCTGCTGATCGGGCACGGCCGGTTCATCGACCCGCACACCATCGAGATCGAAGACCCGTCCCGACGCGAAAAGCTAACCATCAGCGGCAAATACGTCGTGATCGCCACCGGCACCAGGCCGGCACGGCCGTCCGGGGTGGAGTTCGACGAAGACCGAGTGCTCGACTCCGACGGGATCCTCGACCTCAAGACACTGCCCACCTCGATGGTCGTCGTCGGCGCCGGCGTGATCGGCATCGAGTACGCGTCGATGTTCGCCGCGCTGGGCACCAAGGTCACCGTCGTGGAAAAGCGCAGGGACATGCTCGACTTCTGCGATCCCGAGGTCATCGAGGCACTCAAGTTCCACCTGCGCGACCTGGCGGTGACGTTCCGGTTCGGCGAGGAGGTGACCGCGGTCGACGTCGGCGCCGCGGGCACCGTCACGACCCTGGCCAGCGGCAAGCAGATTCCCGCCGAGACGGTGATGTATTCCGCCGGGCGGCAAGGACAGACCGACCACCTCGATCTGCACAACGCCGAGCTGGAGGCCGATAACCGCGGCCGGATCTTCGTCGACGACTATTTCCAGACCAAGGTGCCCCACATCTACGCCGTCGGCGACGTCATCGGCTTTCCCGCACTGGCCGCCACCTCGATGGAGCAGGGGCGGCTGGCCGCCTACCACGCGTTCGGCGAAGCGTGCGAAGGCATCACCGACCTGCAGCCGATCGGCATCTATTCCATTCCCGAGGTCTCCTACGTCGGCGCCACAGAGGTGGAGCTGACCAAGGACTCGATCCCCTACGAGGTGGGCATGGCCCGCTACCGGGAGCTGGCCCGCGGCCAAATCGCCGGCGACTCCTACGGCATGCTCAAACTGCTGGTGTCCACCGACGACCTCAAGCTGCTCGGGGTGCACATCTTCGGCACCAGCGCGACCGAGATGGTGCACATCGGGCAGGCGGTGATGGGATGCGGCGGCACCGTCGAATATCTGGTCGACGCGGTGTTCAACTACCCGACGTTCTCCGAGGCTTACAAGGTGGCCGCACTCGACGTGATGAACAAGGTGCGCGCGCTCAACCAATTCCGCCGCTGA
- a CDS encoding DUF4192 domain-containing protein — MTPHSPDFELNRPGALIAALPAVLGFVPENSLVLVSLDRGELGAVMRVDLCAELADRVGHLVEVAAAAAPEAAIAVIVDEDGAHCPQCNEEYRQLCAMLAEVLSEHNIELWAAHVVDRVARGGRWHCVDGCGSCGTVDDPSASPLAAAAVLEGRRLYSRRADLQAVVAVEDPARSAALAGVLTRQAAVRAQAHRADPAGCGRRDVEAALAAAGRVGGGRSLSDTELVALGCALHDVAVRDTLYALAVGEKAVEAETLWASLARTLPAPWRVEALVLLAFSAYVRGDGPLAGVSLEAALRCDPDHRMAGMLDTALQSGLRPEQIRELAATGYRLAKRLGVQLPPQRVFGRCAG, encoded by the coding sequence ATGACACCGCATTCACCCGATTTCGAACTGAACCGCCCCGGCGCGCTGATCGCCGCGCTACCCGCCGTTCTTGGCTTCGTTCCGGAGAATTCATTGGTCTTGGTGTCGTTGGACCGTGGCGAACTCGGCGCGGTGATGCGGGTCGACCTCTGCGCCGAACTTGCCGACCGGGTCGGACACCTTGTCGAGGTTGCCGCCGCGGCGGCGCCCGAGGCCGCGATAGCCGTGATCGTCGACGAGGACGGCGCCCACTGTCCGCAATGCAACGAGGAGTACCGGCAGCTGTGCGCGATGCTGGCAGAGGTGTTGTCGGAGCACAACATTGAGCTGTGGGCGGCACATGTGGTGGACCGGGTGGCCCGCGGCGGACGCTGGCATTGCGTCGACGGCTGCGGCTCGTGCGGCACGGTCGACGATCCGTCGGCGTCACCGCTGGCCGCCGCGGCCGTGCTGGAAGGCCGGCGGCTCTATTCGCGTCGCGCCGACCTGCAGGCCGTGGTGGCCGTCGAGGATCCGGCCCGCAGTGCCGCGCTGGCCGGTGTCCTGACCCGGCAGGCGGCCGTGCGCGCGCAGGCGCATCGAGCGGATCCGGCGGGTTGCGGCCGCCGCGATGTGGAGGCCGCGTTGGCCGCGGCCGGCCGCGTCGGCGGCGGGCGATCACTGTCGGACACCGAACTGGTCGCGCTGGGCTGTGCGCTGCACGACGTGGCGGTGCGCGATACGTTGTACGCCCTGGCGGTCGGCGAGAAGGCCGTTGAAGCCGAGACGTTGTGGGCGTCGCTGGCCCGCACCCTGCCGGCGCCGTGGCGCGTCGAGGCGTTGGTGTTGCTGGCGTTCAGTGCGTACGTTCGCGGCGACGGCCCGCTGGCCGGGGTGTCACTGGAGGCGGCGTTGCGGTGCGATCCGGACCATCGGATGGCGGGCATGCTGGATACGGCGCTGCAGTCCGGTCTGCGACCGGAGCAGATCCGTGAACTCGCGGCGACCGGTTACCGGCTGGCCAAGCGACTCGGCGTGCAACTGCCGCCACAGCGGGTTTTCGGCCGCTGCGCGGGCTAG
- a CDS encoding metal-dependent transcriptional regulator, which yields MNDLVDTTEMYLRTIYDLEEEGVTPLRARIAERLDQSGPTVSQTVSRMERDGLLHVAGDRHLELTDKGRSLAIAVMRKHRLAERLLVDVIGLPWEEVHAEACRWEHVMSDDVERRLVKVLNNPTTSPFGNPIPGLVDLGLGPDSGAEDVNLVRLTELPAGSPVAVVVRQLTEHVQGDIDLITRLKDAGVVPNARVTVETGAVGVTILIPGHENVTLPNEMAHAVKVEKV from the coding sequence ATGAACGACCTGGTTGATACCACCGAGATGTACCTGCGGACCATCTACGACCTCGAAGAAGAGGGCGTCACGCCGCTGCGTGCCAGGATCGCCGAACGGCTCGACCAGAGCGGGCCGACCGTCAGCCAAACCGTCTCCCGGATGGAGCGCGACGGTTTGCTCCACGTGGCCGGCGACCGGCACCTAGAACTCACCGACAAGGGCAGGTCCCTGGCCATCGCCGTGATGCGCAAGCACCGCCTCGCCGAGCGACTGCTGGTCGACGTCATCGGGTTGCCGTGGGAGGAAGTGCACGCCGAGGCATGTCGGTGGGAACACGTGATGAGCGACGATGTCGAGCGCCGGCTGGTGAAGGTGCTCAACAACCCGACCACTTCCCCGTTCGGCAACCCGATTCCCGGTTTGGTGGACCTGGGATTGGGTCCTGATTCCGGCGCCGAAGACGTCAACCTGGTGCGGCTGACCGAGTTGCCGGCCGGATCGCCGGTCGCCGTCGTCGTCCGCCAGCTGACCGAGCACGTGCAGGGCGACATCGATCTGATCACGCGGCTCAAGGACGCCGGCGTGGTGCCCAACGCGCGCGTCACCGTCGAAACCGGGGCCGTGGGGGTCACCATCCTGATACCCGGGCACGAGAACGTCACCCTGCCGAACGAGATGGCACACGCGGTCAAGGTCGAGAAGGTCTGA
- the sigB gene encoding sigma-70 family RNA polymerase sigma factor SigB, whose protein sequence is MANAITGRIDTSDLDAQSPAADLVRVYLNGIGKTALLTAADEVELAKRIEAGLYAEHLLATRKRLGENRKRDLAAVVRDGQAARRHLLEANLRLVVSLAKRYTGRGMPLLDLIQEGNLGLIRAMEKFDYTKGFKFSTYATWWIRQAITRGMADQSRTIRLPVHLVEQVNKLARIKREMHQNLGREATDEELANESGIPVEKINDLLEHSRDPVSLDMPVGSEEEAPLGDFIEDAEAMSAENAVIAELLHTDIRSVLATLDEREHQVIRLRFGLDDGQPRTLDQIGKLFGLSRERVRQIERDVMAKLRNGERADRLRSYAS, encoded by the coding sequence ATGGCGAATGCCATCACAGGCAGGATCGACACCAGCGATCTAGATGCTCAGAGCCCTGCAGCGGACCTCGTGCGCGTATATCTGAACGGCATCGGGAAGACGGCGTTGCTGACCGCCGCGGACGAAGTCGAGCTGGCGAAGCGCATCGAGGCCGGACTGTATGCCGAGCATCTGCTCGCAACGCGTAAACGCCTCGGCGAGAACCGCAAACGCGATCTTGCCGCCGTCGTTCGTGATGGTCAGGCGGCGCGCCGCCACTTGCTGGAAGCAAACCTGCGGCTGGTGGTCTCGCTGGCCAAGCGCTACACCGGCCGGGGGATGCCGTTGCTCGACCTGATTCAGGAGGGCAACCTCGGTCTGATCCGTGCGATGGAAAAGTTCGACTACACAAAGGGATTCAAGTTCTCGACGTACGCGACGTGGTGGATCCGTCAGGCCATCACCCGCGGCATGGCCGACCAGAGCCGCACCATCCGGCTGCCCGTTCACCTCGTCGAGCAGGTCAACAAGCTGGCGCGGATCAAGCGGGAGATGCACCAGAACCTGGGACGTGAAGCCACCGACGAGGAACTGGCCAACGAGTCCGGAATCCCGGTCGAGAAGATCAACGATCTGCTCGAGCACAGCCGCGACCCGGTAAGCCTGGACATGCCGGTCGGCTCCGAGGAAGAAGCCCCGTTGGGCGACTTCATCGAGGACGCCGAAGCGATGTCCGCGGAAAACGCGGTGATCGCCGAGCTGCTGCATACCGACATCCGCAGCGTGCTGGCCACTCTCGACGAACGTGAGCACCAGGTGATCCGGCTGCGTTTCGGCCTGGACGACGGACAGCCGCGCACGCTGGATCAGATCGGCAAGCTGTTCGGTCTGTCCCGCGAGCGGGTCCGTCAGATCGAGCGCGACGTGATGGCCAAGCTGCGCAACGGAGAACGCGCCGATCGGCTGCGCTCGTACGCGAGCTGA
- a CDS encoding DUF3099 domain-containing protein, giving the protein MWDSGVMKRGSDLGFDDNGHPVLITAAEPSYEEQHRARVRKYLTLMSFRVPALILAALAYGAWHNGLISLAIIAVSLPLPWMAVLIANDRPPRASGEPRRFDDDRRRTPLFPTAERPAIEARRHPEPRHHSPGSGYDAGSV; this is encoded by the coding sequence GTGTGGGACAGTGGAGTGATGAAGCGCGGCTCCGATCTGGGGTTCGACGACAATGGGCACCCGGTGCTCATTACCGCCGCCGAGCCCTCATACGAGGAGCAGCATCGCGCGCGGGTGCGTAAGTACCTGACCCTGATGTCCTTTCGGGTTCCTGCGCTGATCCTGGCGGCCCTCGCCTATGGCGCCTGGCACAACGGCCTGATCTCGTTGGCGATCATCGCCGTATCGCTGCCCCTGCCCTGGATGGCCGTGCTGATCGCGAACGACCGCCCGCCGCGCGCCTCCGGCGAACCTCGGCGGTTCGACGATGACCGGCGGCGCACTCCGCTGTTCCCGACGGCCGAACGGCCCGCGATCGAGGCTCGGCGTCACCCCGAGCCACGACACCACTCCCCAGGCTCCGGGTACGACGCCGGTTCCGTCTGA
- a CDS encoding DUF3039 domain-containing protein — translation MQTQTIERTDADERVDDGTGSDTPKYFHYVKKDKIAESAVMGSHVVALCGEVFPVTRAAKPGSPVCPDCKKVYEQLKKG, via the coding sequence ATGCAGACGCAGACGATCGAACGCACCGACGCCGACGAACGCGTCGACGACGGGACCGGCAGCGACACTCCCAAGTACTTCCATTACGTCAAGAAGGACAAGATCGCCGAGAGCGCGGTGATGGGTAGCCACGTGGTCGCGTTGTGCGGTGAGGTTTTTCCCGTGACGCGGGCAGCCAAGCCGGGTTCACCGGTGTGCCCGGATTGCAAGAAGGTTTACGAGCAGCTCAAGAAGGGCTGA